GCTCAGGCCGGGGCGTGCAGAAGGGCTCTCATCCTTCATCTCGATGCCATAGCCCTCAAACACGCCACCGGTGGCCACATGTTCGCCGTTACCAAGTTCAGCACCTGCATCCGCACCCATCATCAGCGCCTTGGCCTCAGCCAGGTTCTTGTCCGGAGCGAAACGGTAGTTGACATGCACACGGCATTCGTCGGGAATCACATTCGTGCCCTTGCCGCCGGAAATCAATGTGGCGTTGAGACCCTCACGGTAGTCGAGCCCATCCACATTCACAGTCGCGGTTTCATAAGCATTGAGTCGGTTCAGAATATCAGCGGCCTTGTGGATGGCGTTCTCTCCCATCCAGGCGCGGGCAGAGTGCGCGGCGACTCCGTGCGTGACCACATCGAAACGGATCGTGCCGTTGCAGCCGCCTTCGATGCCACTATTGGTGGGCTCACCGATAATGGCAAAATCACCGGCAATCCAGTCGGGGTGCGTTTCGACCACCTTACGCAGACCGTTCTTTTCGGCGGCGACTTCCTCGTGGTCGTAGAACACATAGGTGAGGTCGACTTTCGGAGTGGTTCCCGATGTGAGGCCATCAAGTGTAGCGGCGAGATACAGCATCACCGCATCGGAGGCCTTCATATCCGTGGCACCACGGCCCCACAGCACACGGTCTGTGGGATGGGATTGGGAGATTTCCTCGCGAATGAGCGGATCACCAGGTTCAAGCCACTTCGGAGGGAAGTTGTCGATTACCGGCACGGTGTCGAGGTGACCGGCCAGAATCACGCGATTCGACTTGCCAAAATCGGTGCCGGCCACCACCGTGTCGCCGTGACGGCGGACGGTCAGATGCTTCTGTTCATTGAGGAAAGCCTCAACCTCATCGGCGAGCGGGCCTTCATGATCGGAGACAGAAAAGTTCTCCATAATCTGGGTGAGCAGGCTGTTCAACTGCTCAGCAGTGGAATCGTTGCGGTTCAATTCAAGCGTCATGAGTACAGAGTACCGCGTGACAAAGCGCACAGTTCACCCACTACATGAGATTTTGTCGCCGAATACATATTTATGTGTCACACTAGGGTGGCGAAAGGGAGGAACATGCCAGGTCTCATCAGCGCCATGCAAGGCTTCTGCGTTATCGGCATCGTGATTGCGGTGGGATATGTCGCCGCTCGAATGCGCATCGGAGGCCCGTCCGCTCAGATGGTGCTGAACCGCTTCTCTTTCTTTGTGTCCAGCCCGTGCCTGATGTTTGCGATTCTGTCCAAGGAACCGATTTTCGACATCTTCCATCCATCAATCATCGTGGCGTTCTTCTCTGCGGTGCTAGTGGGCGTGGCGTTCCTGGTGCTCAATCAGATGTTCTTCCACCTGAATGCCCCGGATGCCACCATCGGCGCATTGAACTCGCTGTATCTGAACTCCAACAACATCGGTTTGCCGATTGCCACCTATATTCTGGGCAACCCGGCGCTAGTGGCACCGATTCTGGTTATGCAGCAGGCCATCTTCACGCCGGTGGGCCTGACTGTGCTTGATGTGACCACCAAGGGCAAGGTCTCCGTCAAGGAGATCGCCAAGCAACCGCTGCATCAGCCGCTGCTTATCGGCTCGCTGCTGGGCATCGTGGTCTCTGCCATCTCCGCAAAGATCGGCTGGTTCCCGGTGCCGAAGTTCATCTTCGACCCGATTGACATGATCGGAGACTCTGCGGTGCCGATGATTCTGATGGCGTTCGGCATGTCCTTGCACGGCACCAAGCCGTTGCAGCAGAAGGGCGATCGTCCGGCCGTCTTCACCGTAGCGGTGCTCAAGAACGTGATCATGCCGATCATCGCGTTCCTGCTCGCCTACTTCGTGATGGGCTTCCGCGGTTCCGAGCTGTATGCCTGCGTGGTGCTCGCCGCCCTGCCCACCGGCCAGAACGTCTACAACTACGCGGCTCGTTACAACGTGGGCCTCACTTTCGCGCGCGATGGCATTCTGATGAGTACCATGACCAGCCCGGTGTTTATCGCGATCATCGCGGCGCTGCTGAGCTGAGCCGGCAACTGTAATCACCGTAAAAAAACTTCCGCGAAATCCACCGTAGGATTCCGCGGAAGCCTGAGATATACGCTACTTGAGAATCGCCTTAATCGCCTCATACTGCTGAGCAGTGAGTTGCACCGCTGGCTCACGGATCAGGGTGGAAATGTTCAGTCCCTTGGCCTTGACCGCACCCTTGATGGCGGAGATGAACAGGTCGGTCTGATCGTACAGCGCCATCAGGTGGCTGATGCGTTCGGCGGCCTCAATTGCGGTGCCATAGTCGCCGGCCTCATATGCACGGTGCAGCGTAACGAAGGTCTCCGGCTCCACATTGGTCATGCCGCAGATCACGCCATCGCCGCCGGAGACGCGGTTGACGAGATAGTACTCGTCGAAACCGGAGAACACCGCAAACCGTGGATTCACGGCCTTGACCGCGCGAATCACCTTGCGGGTGTGGCTGATTGTGTCGACCGTGTCCTTGATGCCGACGATGTTCGGGTGCGCGGCGGCAAGCTCGGCCACGAGCTCCGGGGTCAAGTCGCTGCCGGTGCGCGGTGGGAAATTATAGAGGATCACCGGAAGATTCGTCGCTTCAGCGACCGCGCCGAAGTACGCCTTCGCGCCTCCCGCAGTAGGGCCGAAGTAATACGGCGAAACGACCACGAGCGCATCCACTCCACTTGCTTCGACTGCCCGCGCGAAGTCGATCACATTGTTCAAGTTGGTATCGCCCACGCCCGCGAACACCTTGATGCGCCCGGCGACATGCTTGGCCACGAAGTCGACCGCCTGCTTCTTGACGTCCAGAGGGAAGGCATAGAACTCGCCGATGCTGCCAAACACCAGCACGCCGTTGATACCGGCCTCGATCAGATGATCGAGATGCTGCCCCCAACGTTCATAGTCGATGTCACCGTCGTCCTTGGTGATGGTGATGGATGGGCAGATGATGCCTGAGAATTCGGCGCTGCTTGTCATGATTGTTCCTTTCGTTACGGAATAGGGGTGCCGCACAAGCGGCACCGGGTTTGCGGCCTCTCCCCCAGTCGTCCTGCGGACGATAGCCCCCTCATCAGAGGGGGCTTGGGTTTAGTCGATGTTGTAAGCGCGGCGGGCGTTGTTTTCGAAGAAGTCCTCGTCCTCGCCGAACGTGTCCAGCATGAGTTGGAAGTGCGTGGCAAAGGTCGAGTTGAGTTCCACGACCGGCCAGTTGGAGCTGTACAGCACCTTCTTCGGGCCGAATGTGTCCCGCACGTATTTCACGATGTCCGGGTCCACCGGGTTGTCGCCGGAAACCTTGATATACGAATTCGGCAGTTCGGCCAACGCTGCGAGCGCGGCGCACGATTCCTCATCAAGCCCGGGCACGTTGCCGAGATGATCGATGATGACCGTCACTTCAGGAACCTGCGAGAACGCCTTGGCCATGTCGCCCAACTCCGGGCCCCGGTTGCACAGCTCAAAAGGCATTCCCTTGACGGCCATCACACGTAGGCCGGCGATGAATTCGGGTTCGAGGGCTCGGCCCCGTGGCTCGGAATCCACATGCAGCGGCTCCCTGATGCCATCGGCGTTGATCGGAACACGCATCCATGGGCTTACCCGCCCCTGCAGCATGCGCTTCAGGATCAGAGGGCTGGCATTCTCGTACAACAACCGGTCCTCGAGCTCGTGATCGGCCGCGTCGACCTCCACATATACGCCGCCGAGGAAGTTCACGCCAAACTTGGCGTACTGTGCGGCTAGGTCTTCAATCGTGTACTTGTGTTGCAGCGAGGGCAATCCTGCCAGCCATGGCAAATCCTGCGCATCCGGATCCCAGATATGGAAGTGGGAATCGATTACGTTGAGTGTCATGTCAGGCCTCCTTCAGACCGATCTTGGAACCCCAGAATGCGTACCATGCCACGAACAGGAAGCCCGGGACCATCACCAGGATGGCGATCTCGATGCCTGCCGCATCCTGAATCACACCGAGCAGCAGCGGAATCAACGCGGCGCCCACAATGCTCATCACCAAAGCCGAGGAACCGGTCTTCGCCGCGGAACCCTTGATACCTTTCAGCGTCAGGGAGAATATGGTCGGGTATCCGATGGAAATGAACAGATACGCCACCATGAACGCGATGACGGAGACCTTGCCCAGGCCAAGGAATACCACGAACATCAGCACGGCTGAAATGGTCATGTATACGCCAAGAATCTTCGCGGGATCGAATTTGGCCATCAATGGGGTGGTGACGAAGCGTCCGATGGTGAACAGCAGGGAAAGCACGGAAAGCATCATCGCTGCGGTGCCGGCTGTGATGCCCGCGCCCCAGTGCTTGAGCGCGTAGGCGGAGAAGACCGCCATGCCGGCCACTTGCAGGCCGATGAAAATGAACTCGGCAAGCACGCCCAATGCGAAGTGCGGGCGCTTGAGCAGGCCGAAGAAGGAGCTGTTCTTGGAGGAGGCGCCGCCCGCGGCCTCCTCTTCGTCTCCCGGAGGCGTGGGCAGCTTGAACAGCGCGAACACGGCGAGCACCACGACCAGCACAACGCCGATCACAATGTATATCGTGCGGGTATCATTCAGGAACTGCGTCTTAGCGGCGTCGAAGCCGGACTCGCCTGATGCGACGGTGGTGCCGAGAATCTGGCCAAGAATCAGCGGGCCAACGATGTTGCCGACGCCGTTGAAACTCTGCGCCATGTTGATACGGAACGATTCGCCCTTTTCATCACCCAGCTTGGTGATATACGGATTGCAGTTGGTCTCCAGCGATGCCGCGCCGAGCGCGATAACGAACATGGCGAACAGGAACAGGCCGTAGCTGGCCATGCTGGTGGCAGGGATCACCATGAACGCGCCCAGAGCGAACAGGAGCAGACCGGAGATGACGCCGCCCTTATAACCGAAACGCTTGGCGATCAAGCCGGCCGGAATGGCCATGACGAAGTATGCGCCGTAATAGGCCACCTGCAGTAATGACGCTTCGGCGCTGCTGAGTTCTATGTAGTTTGCGAACGGCGAGTTCAACGCGTTCACGAGGTTCATGGTCAAACCCCAGATAAAGAACAGTGAGGTCACCAGCACAATGGCGATGGTCGCCTTGGAACCGGTTGTGTTTTTGGATGTCATCATTGACTCCTTAGTGATACGAGTTTCCCCGATATTGCCTAGCGAGAAGTGGACCACCCTGGGCCATGTTGGTAAACGGATGACCCAGGGCGCGGGTGATACGGGCGGCATACGCGGATACGGCGTACGGATGGAGCAATGATCAAAGCTCCGGAATTGCCGCGCGAATATTCGGGAAAGGGCTGCTTGTCAGCTCAGCGCACGGTCAAGGTGGACATAGCCGCCATCGACGTACACCCACTGACCGGTGGTGTGGCTGGAGCGGTCGGAGAGCAGGAATGCCGCTTCATTACCGATCTCTTCGGTGGTGGTCATACGATGTTCCAGCGGAATCTTGTCGGTGATCACCGACAGGCGCGCCTGCTGGGCCGCTTCATCGCCAAAGGTCTTGATCCAATCGGCATAGAGCGGGGTCCAGCACTCGGAGACGACTATGGCGTTGACACGCACGCTATCGTGCACCAATGCGGCGGCCCATTCACGGGTCAGGCCCAGGATCGCGCCCTTGGCGGCCGCATAGGCGCTGGTCTTGCCTTGGCCGGTAAGCGCGGTCTTGGACGAGATGTTCACGATGGATCCGCGGCTTTCCTTGAGATACGGCACGGCCGCGTGGACCAGCTCGTAATAGTGAGTCAGGTTGCCGTGAAGCGATTCCTCGAACTCACGCCAAGTAGTGGTCTCGAGATCCTTGTTGTCGTTCTTTCCGGCGTTATTCACAATGCCATCGATATGGCCGTACTTCTTGTATGTTGCTTCGACGACGCCGGCGATCTTGTCGGTGTCGTTGAGGTCAAGCAAGTGCACATCATAGGTGGTGGTGTACTGCTCGATATCCTTCTTGAACTCGTCGAGAGCGCTGTCGGGTCGATTAATCACCACCGGGATGGCCCCCTCCTGGGCCAGTTGCAGCGTGATGCCTTTGCCGATGCCTTTGAAACCGCCGGTGATGATGATGACTTTGCCTTCGAGATGCAGATCCATGGGAACTCCTTCGTCCATCCTTATTCTGCGTTTCATGGGTGTTCCATGTCACGCCCGGCCGGGGCTTCGGCGCCCCAGCCGGAGTGGTTGTGTGTTGTTGTGTTGAGTTGTGTTGTTCAGTTATGAATTTCCAATTGCGGTCAGCAGCGATACAGGTACTTCTCGGCCGTCTCCAGCGTCATTTCGGTACCGTTGCCCGGAGCGGTCGGAGCGACGTAGTTGCCGTCCTTGATCTCAGTCGGATGAACGAAATGTTCGTGCTGATTATCGACATATTCAATCATTCGGCCATCCATCGTGCCGGATACCGCCACATAATCGAACATCGCGAAGTGACACACGGCCTCGCACAGACCCACGCCGCCGGCGTGCGGGCAGACGGGCTTGTTGAACTTCTTTGCCAGCAGGTATTCGAGCACGATCTCCTGCGGACCGGCCACTCGGGTGGCGTCAATCTGCATGATGCCGAAGGCGTTGGCCTGCAGGTACTGCTTGTACAGAATGCGGCTCTGCATCTGTTCGCCGGTGGCGACCTTGATGGGATTGATGGCGCGCGCAATCGTGGCGTGGCCAATCACGTCATCCGGGCTGGTCGGCTCCTCGACCCACGCCAGATCGAAGTCGTGGAACTTGTTGATCCAGTCGATGGCGGTGGGAACATCCCACACCTGATTGGCGTCCACGGCGAGGCGCACGTCGGGGCCGATGGCCTCACGGGCCTTGGACAAGCGGCGCAGATCGTCATTGATATTCTGGCCGACCTTAAGCTTAATCTGCTTGAAGCCCTTGACCTGGGTCTCCTCCTTGGCGAGGGCCACCATCTTCTCATCCGAGTAGCCGAGCCAACCGGGAGCGGTTGAATAGCCGGGGTAACCGACCTCCAGCAGATGCTTGATACGCTCGGCCTTGCCCTTCTGACCCTCTTTGAGAATCGCAACGGCTTCCTCAGGGCGCAGGGCGTCGGTCATGTAGCGGAAATCGAGCGTGGAGACCAGCTCCTCCGGCTCCATCTCGCCCAGCAGCAGCCACAACGGCTTGCCCGCACGCTTGGCCTTGATATCCCACAACGCGGAGAGCACCGCGCCGATGGCCATATGCTCCACGCCCTTTTCAGGGCCAAGCCAACGCAGCTGGGAATCATGCACGAACAGGTCCCATGCAATGCGCATGTTGTCGAGCAGTTCCTCGGTGTTGCGCCCAATCAGCACCTGCGACATCGATTCGATGGCCTTGCAAACCACGTCGTTGCCACGGCCGATGGTGAACACGAATCCCACACCCGTGATGCCGTCGTCGGCGCTGGTGGAAATCTCCACGTACGCAGAGGAATAATCCGGATCGGGGTTCATTGCATCCGAGCCGGAAAGCGTCGTTGAAGTGGGGAATCGGAAGTCATACGTCTTGACTTTGGTGATGGTACTCATGTGTTCGGGCTCCTTCGCCTGGTGTGAACCAACGGCTATATCGTACGTCCGAATAAAGAAATTTGCAAGCCTATTTGCGAAAATTTTTATTCAAGGCCGGACAAAGGGCAAGAAAACACGGAATTGTTACGGCACAATGCGCCATAATGGTGGGAACATCGACGAAATCATCTCAGTAATTAAACGGCGAATATCCAAGGGGGAAGCACCGATGGCTAACGATACATCCACCCACAAGCTCAAGGTCGGCGAGCTCGCAAAAATCGCCGGCGTATCCGCATCCACTGTTTCCAAAGTCATCAATGGCAGGCCAGGCATTTCCGACGAGACGCGGAGACAAGTCGAGCAAATCCTCAAAGATCACGGTTACTCAAGGCCTCTGGTCAACACCAAACTCTCCCCCACCATAGAGCTCGTCGTCGAATACATTGAGCACAACGGCACGATGGAACTCATCAAATACGCCTCATACTGGGCGCAGCAGGCGGGCCTCGCCATCACGGTCACCCAGACCAACCATGGCGATGCCACGGAAGACTGTTTCCGCGGCATCATCGATAGAAATCCCCAAGGCGTGATTATGCAGCAGATGGGCGGTCTGACCACTCAAGCGAAGTCTTTGTTGAAAACGCGCAGTATTCCCGTGGTCATCATCGACCCAATCGATACCGTCGATTCGGATGTGATGAGCGTGTCCATCGATAACTGGACCGCAGGATACCAGGCCGGCAAACACCTGCTGTCGCTCGGCCATCGACGCATCGCCGTTATCCGGGGGCCGGCGAACCTACAGACCAGCATCGCGCGCTATAGCGGATTCACCGCCGCTCTGCAACAGGCCGGGGTGGATCTGCCGGAGTCCTATATCGAACAGGGCGACTACTTCCCCGCCGAAACAAGCTATGAAGCAGCCTGCCGGCTGCTGGAACTCACCGACCGACCCACCGCGATTTTCTGCTGCAACGACTTATCTGCGGTAAGCACGTATCGTGCCGCACGAGAGCATAAGATCGCGTTGCCAAAGCAATTGTCCGTCATGGGGTTCGACGACATTTTCCCCGCCGGCCAACTCATGCCCTCCCTGACCAGCGTGCATCAGCCGTTCAGCGAAATAGCCCAACGCGCCGTGCAGATGATCATCGACAGCCGCAAGGGCAATCAGGGTGATATGCACGTCATCCTCCCCACCAGTGTCGTCACCCGGGAAAGTACCGTACCGCCTCAGTCATCGGCCCGATAATCGGCCAGATTCAAGCTGGCGGCCACCCGATTGGACGCGAACGCACCCACCGAAACCAGCGCATAGCACAGCACAAGCCCGCCGAAGAAGCTGGCCAGCGTGGCCGGTTCGGTCATCGAAGCGGCGAACAGAGGGGCCATAAGCAGCATGGAACAGCCGCCGGCCACGATCACCACGATGTTGAGCGGGGTGAGTACCTCGATGAATCGCGCACGGTTCAAGGTCTTGACATCAGTGCCCTCCAACACCAGCATGCGATATTCGCCGGCCTGATCGTACACGCTGCCGGCCTGCATCACACCGGAGCTGACCGCGGCGAGCACAGCGGCGAACACGAGCGTCAGAATGCCGCCGGCGCCGATGTCGCGAATGAACACGGTGAACGGGTCGTTGGCGTCACCGACCACGGCGGCCGATCCGAAGAATCCGCAGATCGAGGTGATGCCGGCGATGAACACGGCCAGTGCAATGCCGGACACATTGCGCCACGCGCGCTTCGGATTGTCGAGAATACGGCGCATGGCAATCATCGTGGCCGCGTCCTTGGGCCGTTTGGCCTTGGCTTTGGCGCGGGCGGTGACCACCCAGGAGCCCACGAGGTTCACCAGCGCGAAGCACAGCAGCATGAAACCGATGATCACGCCGTACATCACTACTTCACCGGCCTGAGCCAGCACCATCGGATTCTTGAACAGAAGAACGGCAATCACCATGATGACGGCGAACACCACCA
This sequence is a window from Bifidobacterium breve DSM 20213 = JCM 1192. Protein-coding genes within it:
- a CDS encoding LacI family DNA-binding transcriptional regulator; this translates as MANDTSTHKLKVGELAKIAGVSASTVSKVINGRPGISDETRRQVEQILKDHGYSRPLVNTKLSPTIELVVEYIEHNGTMELIKYASYWAQQAGLAITVTQTNHGDATEDCFRGIIDRNPQGVIMQQMGGLTTQAKSLLKTRSIPVVIIDPIDTVDSDVMSVSIDNWTAGYQAGKHLLSLGHRRIAVIRGPANLQTSIARYSGFTAALQQAGVDLPESYIEQGDYFPAETSYEAACRLLELTDRPTAIFCCNDLSAVSTYRAAREHKIALPKQLSVMGFDDIFPAGQLMPSLTSVHQPFSEIAQRAVQMIIDSRKGNQGDMHVILPTSVVTRESTVPPQSSAR
- a CDS encoding MFS transporter, whose amino-acid sequence is MTSKNTTGSKATIAIVLVTSLFFIWGLTMNLVNALNSPFANYIELSSAEASLLQVAYYGAYFVMAIPAGLIAKRFGYKGGVISGLLLFALGAFMVIPATSMASYGLFLFAMFVIALGAASLETNCNPYITKLGDEKGESFRINMAQSFNGVGNIVGPLILGQILGTTVASGESGFDAAKTQFLNDTRTIYIVIGVVLVVVLAVFALFKLPTPPGDEEEAAGGASSKNSSFFGLLKRPHFALGVLAEFIFIGLQVAGMAVFSAYALKHWGAGITAGTAAMMLSVLSLLFTIGRFVTTPLMAKFDPAKILGVYMTISAVLMFVVFLGLGKVSVIAFMVAYLFISIGYPTIFSLTLKGIKGSAAKTGSSALVMSIVGAALIPLLLGVIQDAAGIEIAILVMVPGFLFVAWYAFWGSKIGLKEA
- the dapE gene encoding succinyl-diaminopimelate desuccinylase translates to MTLELNRNDSTAEQLNSLLTQIMENFSVSDHEGPLADEVEAFLNEQKHLTVRRHGDTVVAGTDFGKSNRVILAGHLDTVPVIDNFPPKWLEPGDPLIREEISQSHPTDRVLWGRGATDMKASDAVMLYLAATLDGLTSGTTPKVDLTYVFYDHEEVAAEKNGLRKVVETHPDWIAGDFAIIGEPTNSGIEGGCNGTIRFDVVTHGVAAHSARAWMGENAIHKAADILNRLNAYETATVNVDGLDYREGLNATLISGGKGTNVIPDECRVHVNYRFAPDKNLAEAKALMMGADAGAELGNGEHVATGGVFEGYGIEMKDESPSARPGLSAPLAQELVRLVKERTGRDPLAKLGWTDVARFSQLGIPAVNLGAGDPLLAHKHDEQVPESDLTAMAAILEDWLV
- a CDS encoding AEC family transporter, producing MPGLISAMQGFCVIGIVIAVGYVAARMRIGGPSAQMVLNRFSFFVSSPCLMFAILSKEPIFDIFHPSIIVAFFSAVLVGVAFLVLNQMFFHLNAPDATIGALNSLYLNSNNIGLPIATYILGNPALVAPILVMQQAIFTPVGLTVLDVTTKGKVSVKEIAKQPLHQPLLIGSLLGIVVSAISAKIGWFPVPKFIFDPIDMIGDSAVPMILMAFGMSLHGTKPLQQKGDRPAVFTVAVLKNVIMPIIAFLLAYFVMGFRGSELYACVVLAALPTGQNVYNYAARYNVGLTFARDGILMSTMTSPVFIAIIAALLS
- a CDS encoding FtsX-like permease family protein encodes the protein MSAFALWRLFHRPGSRGSAGHTSVLAIIAFAAATTIFLTVLGGVHGFMWRASADHTIGCAINLDACKPGTAEIWKQRIANPHSLDQYATAYVVLAFFACLLLIVPFVALAGSAARLAASRRDARLASLRLAGATTGQVIRLTALDAAGQALVGALIGIAGYCVLIPLIMLLHFQNQTFTFEQLWVGPIALIITLVGVTVLALISSLVTLRRVAITPLGVTSRVATTLPSGWRVVVFAVIMVIAVLLFKNPMVLAQAGEVVMYGVIIGFMLLCFALVNLVGSWVVTARAKAKAKRPKDAATMIAMRRILDNPKRAWRNVSGIALAVFIAGITSICGFFGSAAVVGDANDPFTVFIRDIGAGGILTLVFAAVLAAVSSGVMQAGSVYDQAGEYRMLVLEGTDVKTLNRARFIEVLTPLNIVVIVAGGCSMLLMAPLFAASMTEPATLASFFGGLVLCYALVSVGAFASNRVAASLNLADYRADD
- a CDS encoding dihydrodipicolinate synthase family protein — translated: MTSSAEFSGIICPSITITKDDGDIDYERWGQHLDHLIEAGINGVLVFGSIGEFYAFPLDVKKQAVDFVAKHVAGRIKVFAGVGDTNLNNVIDFARAVEASGVDALVVVSPYYFGPTAGGAKAYFGAVAEATNLPVILYNFPPRTGSDLTPELVAELAAAHPNIVGIKDTVDTISHTRKVIRAVKAVNPRFAVFSGFDEYYLVNRVSGGDGVICGMTNVEPETFVTLHRAYEAGDYGTAIEAAERISHLMALYDQTDLFISAIKGAVKAKGLNISTLIREPAVQLTAQQYEAIKAILK
- a CDS encoding enolase C-terminal domain-like protein, yielding MSTITKVKTYDFRFPTSTTLSGSDAMNPDPDYSSAYVEISTSADDGITGVGFVFTIGRGNDVVCKAIESMSQVLIGRNTEELLDNMRIAWDLFVHDSQLRWLGPEKGVEHMAIGAVLSALWDIKAKRAGKPLWLLLGEMEPEELVSTLDFRYMTDALRPEEAVAILKEGQKGKAERIKHLLEVGYPGYSTAPGWLGYSDEKMVALAKEETQVKGFKQIKLKVGQNINDDLRRLSKAREAIGPDVRLAVDANQVWDVPTAIDWINKFHDFDLAWVEEPTSPDDVIGHATIARAINPIKVATGEQMQSRILYKQYLQANAFGIMQIDATRVAGPQEIVLEYLLAKKFNKPVCPHAGGVGLCEAVCHFAMFDYVAVSGTMDGRMIEYVDNQHEHFVHPTEIKDGNYVAPTAPGNGTEMTLETAEKYLYRC
- a CDS encoding SDR family oxidoreductase, encoding MDLHLEGKVIIITGGFKGIGKGITLQLAQEGAIPVVINRPDSALDEFKKDIEQYTTTYDVHLLDLNDTDKIAGVVEATYKKYGHIDGIVNNAGKNDNKDLETTTWREFEESLHGNLTHYYELVHAAVPYLKESRGSIVNISSKTALTGQGKTSAYAAAKGAILGLTREWAAALVHDSVRVNAIVVSECWTPLYADWIKTFGDEAAQQARLSVITDKIPLEHRMTTTEEIGNEAAFLLSDRSSHTTGQWVYVDGGYVHLDRALS
- a CDS encoding amidohydrolase family protein, producing MTLNVIDSHFHIWDPDAQDLPWLAGLPSLQHKYTIEDLAAQYAKFGVNFLGGVYVEVDAADHELEDRLLYENASPLILKRMLQGRVSPWMRVPINADGIREPLHVDSEPRGRALEPEFIAGLRVMAVKGMPFELCNRGPELGDMAKAFSQVPEVTVIIDHLGNVPGLDEESCAALAALAELPNSYIKVSGDNPVDPDIVKYVRDTFGPKKVLYSSNWPVVELNSTFATHFQLMLDTFGEDEDFFENNARRAYNID